The proteins below are encoded in one region of Geomonas ferrireducens:
- a CDS encoding L-lactate permease, whose product MSPLLLTLLPILVILVLLLVLRKAADISGLAGWIVISLVAWLGFETSAEVILRSTAAGLIRSFSVSLIVATSLLQMAVMEKTGALKRITIFIKTIASENRAVQIMMINIGFGTLMVAVGATPVSILPPILLAMGYSSTVAVALPAIGYDSLCTYALLGAPIVVFVDIANSFLGKGEITLHQAGMVFCLFLPVVSTLIGFCMLWMVGRWEGIKSGFLPCLITGGVIGVVASFTNRYDNLVVLTGVICGIAVIIAMALYLIVTGHPVLDQSRLTKDELAFCRAFPLWRAVMPWLLLVLLILALNLPKEMFDLLYRTLKLPVAGLSADGKPIDTRALWQAYTWILASTLLALPFLRPTGQQLREAGAVWLKRAPRPVFAAAIFFAIGEVMNMTGYDMVTHQFASPSMVRVLADASAQLFQGAYGQVVAFIGLFGGFITGSEASTIAMFAKYAMSTARNLKMSTDAMLIITAGLAFGGGLASVVSPAKLQNAAAAIDRIGEESLVIRIAFIFAIVLTLVTSCFVVALLWFRG is encoded by the coding sequence ATGTCCCCGCTGCTGCTTACCCTGCTTCCCATTCTCGTCATCCTCGTTCTTCTACTGGTATTGCGCAAGGCGGCCGACATAAGCGGCCTCGCGGGGTGGATCGTCATCTCGCTCGTCGCCTGGCTCGGCTTTGAGACCTCCGCCGAGGTGATCCTGCGCTCCACCGCGGCGGGACTCATCCGCTCCTTTTCGGTGTCGCTCATCGTCGCCACGTCGCTTCTGCAGATGGCGGTGATGGAGAAGACCGGCGCGCTCAAGCGCATCACCATCTTCATAAAGACCATCGCCAGCGAAAACCGGGCGGTGCAGATCATGATGATCAACATAGGCTTCGGCACGCTCATGGTGGCGGTCGGGGCGACTCCCGTCTCGATCCTGCCGCCGATCCTCCTCGCCATGGGGTACTCGAGCACGGTCGCGGTGGCGCTCCCCGCCATCGGCTACGATTCCCTCTGCACCTACGCCCTCCTGGGCGCTCCCATCGTCGTCTTCGTGGACATCGCGAACAGCTTCCTCGGCAAGGGGGAGATCACCCTGCATCAGGCGGGGATGGTGTTCTGCCTTTTCCTGCCGGTGGTATCCACCCTGATCGGGTTCTGCATGCTCTGGATGGTCGGGCGCTGGGAAGGGATCAAAAGCGGCTTTCTTCCCTGCCTCATAACGGGCGGCGTGATCGGCGTGGTCGCCTCCTTCACCAACCGCTACGACAACCTCGTGGTGCTCACCGGGGTGATTTGCGGCATCGCCGTGATCATCGCCATGGCGCTATACCTGATCGTCACCGGGCATCCGGTACTGGATCAGAGCCGGCTGACCAAGGACGAACTCGCCTTCTGCCGCGCCTTTCCGCTCTGGCGCGCCGTGATGCCGTGGCTTTTGCTGGTGCTCCTCATCCTCGCCCTGAACCTCCCGAAGGAGATGTTCGACCTCCTGTACCGCACCCTGAAGCTGCCGGTCGCAGGGCTTTCCGCCGACGGCAAACCGATCGACACCCGCGCCCTCTGGCAGGCCTACACCTGGATCCTCGCCAGCACGCTGCTGGCACTCCCCTTCCTGCGCCCCACCGGGCAGCAGCTGCGCGAGGCAGGCGCAGTATGGCTCAAGCGGGCGCCCCGCCCGGTGTTCGCCGCCGCCATCTTCTTCGCCATCGGCGAGGTGATGAACATGACCGGGTACGACATGGTAACGCACCAGTTCGCCTCGCCAAGCATGGTGCGCGTCTTAGCCGACGCATCGGCCCAGCTGTTCCAGGGGGCGTACGGGCAGGTGGTCGCTTTCATAGGGCTTTTCGGGGGCTTTATAACGGGGAGCGAGGCGTCCACCATCGCCATGTTCGCCAAGTACGCCATGTCGACGGCTCGCAACCTCAAGATGTCCACCGATGCGATGCTGATCATAACCGCAGGGCTCGCCTTCGGGGGAGGACTCGCCAGCGTTGTTTCACCGGCGAAGCTCCAGAACGCGGCCGCCGCCATCGACAGGATCGGGGAGGAGAGCCTCGTCATACGCATCGCCTTCATCTTCGCCATCGTCCTGACCCTGGTCACCTCGTGTTTCGTCGTGGCACTGCTCTGGTTCAGGGGCTAG
- a CDS encoding adenosine deaminase yields MNIESIPRRELSSILNRMPKAELHIHIEGSLEPELIFEMAQRNGIKLDYPSIEELRAAYAFTDLQSFLDIYYAGAGVLQTEQDFFDMAWSYLNRAKADNVLHAEIFFDPQTHTSRGIPFATVIGGLDRAVRRGREELGVSASLILCFLRHLSEEEAFAALEEALPYRDLFTGVGLDSGERGNPPVKFARVFARCRELGLHIVAHAGEEGPADYIRDALDILKAERIDHGVRCLEDPDLVARLARERVPLTVCPLSNVKLAVFHEMHDHNLGRLLQAGIAATVNSDDPAYFGGYLNDNYAATFAALPELGAREAYRLARNSFEASFVAEEVKNGWVTALDEFFAVACGEKA; encoded by the coding sequence ATGAACATTGAATCGATCCCGCGCAGGGAGCTTTCCTCCATACTCAACCGCATGCCCAAGGCGGAACTGCACATACACATAGAAGGTTCGCTGGAGCCGGAACTGATCTTCGAAATGGCACAGAGAAACGGCATCAAGCTCGATTACCCCTCCATCGAGGAGCTGCGTGCGGCCTACGCCTTCACCGACCTGCAGAGCTTCCTCGACATCTACTACGCGGGCGCCGGCGTGCTGCAGACCGAACAGGACTTCTTCGACATGGCCTGGAGCTACCTGAACCGCGCCAAGGCCGACAACGTGCTCCATGCCGAGATCTTCTTCGATCCGCAGACGCACACCTCGCGCGGCATCCCCTTTGCGACGGTGATAGGCGGACTGGACCGTGCGGTGCGTCGCGGACGGGAAGAGCTCGGCGTTTCCGCTTCGCTGATCCTCTGCTTTCTGCGCCATCTAAGCGAAGAGGAGGCCTTTGCCGCCCTGGAGGAAGCGCTGCCGTACCGCGACCTCTTCACAGGTGTCGGGCTGGACAGCGGCGAGCGGGGCAACCCGCCCGTGAAGTTCGCACGGGTTTTCGCACGCTGCCGGGAACTGGGGCTGCACATCGTCGCGCATGCCGGCGAAGAGGGGCCGGCGGACTACATCCGCGATGCCCTGGACATCCTGAAGGCGGAGCGCATCGATCACGGCGTGCGCTGCTTGGAGGACCCCGACCTCGTGGCCCGGCTGGCGCGTGAGAGGGTGCCGCTCACGGTCTGCCCGCTTTCCAACGTGAAGCTCGCCGTCTTCCACGAGATGCACGACCACAACCTGGGTAGGCTACTTCAGGCCGGCATCGCCGCCACCGTCAACTCGGACGACCCCGCGTATTTCGGAGGCTATCTGAACGACAACTACGCGGCGACCTTCGCGGCCCTGCCGGAGCTCGGCGCGCGCGAGGCGTACCGACTGGCGCGAAACAGTTTCGAGGCGTCTTTCGTTGCCGAAGAGGTGAAAAATGGGTGGGTGACGGCGCTCGACGAGTTCTTCGCCGTCGCATGCGGGGAAAAGGCCTGA
- a CDS encoding DUF3135 domain-containing protein, with protein sequence MSTRREFTSYTPGELRELYKRDPALFDELADEAVKKACVARTQEKSLQLQRMQWSIGMQLRKASSNVGRMHIMENIFYSEVYGENGQLEKLVQTCNSLMRTLGRKDRIERKEEETVKLRKI encoded by the coding sequence AGAACTGCGGGAACTATACAAGAGGGACCCCGCCCTGTTCGATGAACTGGCGGACGAAGCCGTGAAGAAGGCCTGCGTGGCCAGAACCCAGGAGAAATCACTGCAACTGCAACGCATGCAATGGTCGATCGGCATGCAGTTGCGTAAGGCAAGCAGCAACGTCGGGCGCATGCACATCATGGAGAACATCTTTTACAGCGAGGTCTACGGCGAGAACGGTCAGCTTGAAAAACTGGTGCAGACCTGCAACAGCCTGATGCGCACCCTGGGCAGGAAGGACCGCATCGAGAGGAAGGAAGAAGAAACGGTAAAACTGCGCAAGATTTGA